Sequence from the Sphingobacteriaceae bacterium GW460-11-11-14-LB5 genome:
CAAAGTAACATTGTATTTATGAGGGTATGACAGGCTATTTAACCAATAGTTTAACCATTAATTTAAGGCCATACCAATTGTAAAGCTATTTTCGTTATTAGATGTAATCAAAAGAATCTGTAGCTCATGAAGTTTATCCGGAAAAATATATTCAATGCGTTATTTATCATTATTCTTTTGATAATTGTTTTTGTGCCTGATGCAAAAGCATTTTTAATTAGGGGCTTAATGGAAATTGGTTTTTATACACCAAAGATCGAAATGCCTAATAATGCTTCTGCCAGCCTTAGCGGCATCCGCTTTAAAGATGTTAAAGGAAATCTGGTAGATCTTGGTGATTTAAAAGGCAAGGTTATTTTTCTTAATTTCTGGGCAACCTGGTGTCCGCCATGCAGGGCCGAAATGCCTTCAATAAACAAATTGTATACGCAGTTTAAAGGCGATAAAGATGTTGTTTTCATTTTTGCAGATGCAGATGGCGATTTTGAAAAATCGGGCAAGTTTATGCTTAGTGGTAAATACGAAATGCCAGTTTATAAAGTAGAAAGCAACATTCCTGAACAAATATTTAAAGGTGCTTTGCCTACCACTATTATTTTTGATAAGCAGGGCCGATTATCTTTTAAACACGAAGGGGTGGCCAATTATGCCGATAAAAAGATTGTGGATTTCCTCAATCAACTGAAAAACACAAATTAGTTTCCATCATTAAAAGCTATTCTTAATCCTGGTCTTAATGAAATTTGATGCTGAAATGATATTTGAATTTGCAATATATGTAGTTAGCTACATATATTTGTTGATTAATCATCAGCGATGCAAAACGACTTTAAAATTGAACGGTTAAATAATCAATTCTGCGAAGAGATTATTGGGTTGATTCTGCCCATCCAGCAAATAGAATTTAATGTAGATATCGATTTAGCTGCGCAGCCAGATCTGTTAGACATTGAAAAAAATTACGATGGATCCGGCGGTGCCTTCTGGGGAGCTAAATTAAATGGAGAATTGATTGGTACTATTGCTTTAATTGCTGTACCTGAGCATCAATCGGGGGCCATCAGGAAAATGTTTGTTAAAAAAGAATTTCGCGGTAAATATTTGGGTGTTGCGCAGGCTTTGTTGAGAACGCTTTTAGCCTATTGCGCGGATAATAAGCTGAATGAGGTATATTTGGGTACCAAAGACATATTACAGGCCGCCTGTCGCTTTTACGAACGTAACGGATTTAAGCAGGTTGAAATGAAAGATTTACCAGCTTATTTTCCGCGTATGGCTGTCGATAATGTGTTTTATGGTCTGGATTTAAAACCTGTTTAATGGAACAAAATGTAATTGATGCTTCTGGTTTACTGGCCATTTCTACGCGTTTGCAGAGGCTGAGCGATCAGATCCGTAAAGATGGCCTGTTAATTTATAAAGCCTTTGGAATCGATTTTCAACCTAAATGGTTTCCTGTGCTCTATACTTTATATAAAAAATCGACCATGAGTGTAGTTTCCCTCTCTGATGAAATTGGTTATGCACATCCATCAACCATCAGTTTATTGAAAGAGCTGGAGAAAGAGAAACTGATCCGTTCTAAAAAAGACAAGGTTGATACGCGTAAACGTTTGGTTGAGCTCACCGAAAAGGGATCTGCACTTCTTGCTACGATGGAACCCGTTTGGGAAGTGATTATTAAAGCCACAGCCGATATTACCAATACACAGAATAACTTAATGAAAGCCATAAATGAGGTTGAAGCCACATTAAAGGAAAAAAGCTTTCTGCAAAGAGCAGAGGTTTATATGAAAAAATGATTGACTGATTGAATTTTGGCTGGCAAGAAAGGTTAATCAATGATTTTGCTATTTTTGCCCCTATGATTTCATTTTTCGAGGCTTCACTTAAGCAACTTTCTATCCACCATACAGGCAATAAACTGCTTGAAGAGTATTACAAATTATCTGATGCGCCTTTAAAAATTGATGATGAAGTGTTGGGAAACCTGTTAATGCAGTATTTCTTAAAACCTTTCGAAAAAGTGAATGAAGTCTACCGTTTTTATCATCCCAACGATAATCTTGAATTGAATGAAGTATTTCATTTCGTTCATGAAATTTTCGAAAACAACGAACTTTTTCACGAAGATTCGCAACAACTCGCCAAACATTTATACGATGTAGCCAATCATCCAAAAATTAAATCGGGAGAGTTGTATGTGGCTTATTTCGAAAAAGTGCAGATAGAAGGTGAACAGCTGGATGTTGTTGGGGTTTTCAAATCTGAAACAAAAGATACCTACTTAAAAGTTTATCCTGAACAGGATGGCTTTAATGTAAGTTACGAGCAAGAAGCCATCAGCATTAACAAGCTGGATAAAGGATGTCTGATTTTTAATGTAGATCGGGAGGAAGGGTACAAAGTTGTGGTATTGGATCAATCGAAGAGCAGCAACGACTCTGCCGTTTACTGGAAAGATGAATTCTTAAAACTGAAAATCAGGAACGATAGTTATAACCAGACCAATAATGTGTTGGGGGTTTATAAAAACTTCGTCACACAAAAGCTGGATGATGATTACGAAATCAGCAAAGCCGATAAAATTGATCTGTTAAACCGTTCGATGAAATATTTCAAAGAGAAAGAAACTTTTGATATTGAAGAATTTGGTAACGAAGTAATTGGCAATGCCGAAGGAATAGAATCGTTCAAAAATTACAAAAAAAACTATGAGCAGGAGTTCGAAAGCCCGATAGCTGATCACTTTGAAATCGCCGAATCTGCCGTAAAAAAACAAGCCCGTGCTTATAAAAGCGTATTAAAACTGGATAAGAACTTCCACATCTATATCCATGGCAATAAAGATATGATCGAAAAAGGTTACGATGATGATAAATCGATGAACTTTTACAAGGTATATTTTAGGGAAGAAGAGTAG
This genomic interval carries:
- a CDS encoding thioredoxin, which codes for MKFIRKNIFNALFIIILLIIVFVPDAKAFLIRGLMEIGFYTPKIEMPNNASASLSGIRFKDVKGNLVDLGDLKGKVIFLNFWATWCPPCRAEMPSINKLYTQFKGDKDVVFIFADADGDFEKSGKFMLSGKYEMPVYKVESNIPEQIFKGALPTTIIFDKQGRLSFKHEGVANYADKKIVDFLNQLKNTN
- a CDS encoding GNAT family N-acetyltransferase — translated: MQNDFKIERLNNQFCEEIIGLILPIQQIEFNVDIDLAAQPDLLDIEKNYDGSGGAFWGAKLNGELIGTIALIAVPEHQSGAIRKMFVKKEFRGKYLGVAQALLRTLLAYCADNKLNEVYLGTKDILQAACRFYERNGFKQVEMKDLPAYFPRMAVDNVFYGLDLKPV
- a CDS encoding MarR family transcriptional regulator, which codes for MEQNVIDASGLLAISTRLQRLSDQIRKDGLLIYKAFGIDFQPKWFPVLYTLYKKSTMSVVSLSDEIGYAHPSTISLLKELEKEKLIRSKKDKVDTRKRLVELTEKGSALLATMEPVWEVIIKATADITNTQNNLMKAINEVEATLKEKSFLQRAEVYMKK